A genomic stretch from Leptotrichia sp. HSP-536 includes:
- the polA gene encoding DNA polymerase I: protein MKRAVILDTSAIMYRSHFALMGMRNSNGMSTGATFGFINTLESVIREFRPDYLVACLDVKRSELDRAGELETYKAHRESMPEELVMQIDTIMKVLDGYRIPKYKKAGQEADDVIATFATKFSNDADEQIEVFVITGDKDLAQLVDGKINIALLGKGDKNSAFKHIKTNEDVVEYLGVTPDKIPDLFGLMGDKSDGIPGVVGIGPKNGVKLITAYGNLEGIYENIEEIKGKQKEKLLTDKENAFISRELATVKRELDVEYDKNKLKFEEKDFDSLLKLYDELDFKRFSKAIEEERENLSQNENKAELSEEETQILEKNKKLAQEKLERERLEKEKIEKRELEYDKENPIFDGISHFYEYVEYENDAKMDKKIDEIQVLKEKLTAEYETQKKKTEEIALENQKSEKTKKVKEEKVYFEKNFGKVVSWKDAYSVIEKMDKKVAIFENMLGLSICDEKINIVLLDSELQDILQNGNQKNVESGVQINLFSLSDNDDEKKDNKRNIENIYKLLSQKEIIAYNVKEYMKSGESEYFGYSVGGKTYGINNDRFGIKCTEYFDILLARYVLGTESLQEIEEIILDEFGVEIATFEEQFKKERRKKDFSDVSDDVICEFLSKRTFFIYKLETIFRNRLQNEQFLNIFDNLESRLIPVLAQMEETGIKIDKKYFSEFQNELEQKLSTLENEIHELANEEFNIDSPQQLGEVLFEKLQIPSGKKTKTGYSTNVEVLEMIANNGELTEDKRMIGKKLLEYRAYKKLLSTYIEPIPKLADKEDRIHTTFNQNGTSTGRLSSANPNLQNIPVRTDDGIRIRTGFVSKEGHSLISFDYSQIELRVLAELSKDKHLVQAYQENQDLHNLTARKIFFKTEEDEISRQERSIAKVINFSILYGKTPFGLSKELGITVQEASQYITTYFEEYPRVRKFLDIVTETAKLHGFVETFYGTRRYISGINATNKNVQSQAVRMAVNTVVQGTAANIIKKVMVELHEKFKNNENIKMLLQVHDELIFEVRDEFAKEYMEKIEKIMENTVKFKKVPLKANGSVAKNWGLLK from the coding sequence TTGAAAAGAGCAGTTATATTGGATACAAGTGCGATTATGTATAGAAGCCATTTTGCACTAATGGGAATGAGAAATAGTAACGGAATGTCTACGGGAGCAACATTTGGATTTATTAATACGCTGGAGAGTGTGATTAGAGAATTTAGACCTGATTATCTGGTGGCTTGTCTGGATGTCAAAAGGAGTGAGCTGGATAGAGCTGGGGAGCTGGAAACGTATAAGGCACATAGGGAAAGCATGCCTGAAGAACTGGTTATGCAGATTGATACTATTATGAAGGTTTTGGATGGATATAGAATTCCCAAATATAAGAAGGCTGGACAGGAAGCGGATGACGTTATTGCCACTTTTGCCACTAAATTTTCTAACGATGCTGATGAACAAATTGAGGTTTTTGTGATAACTGGAGATAAGGATTTGGCACAGCTTGTGGATGGGAAAATTAATATTGCCTTGCTTGGAAAAGGGGATAAAAATTCTGCATTTAAGCATATAAAGACTAATGAGGATGTGGTTGAATATCTAGGAGTTACGCCTGATAAGATTCCTGATTTGTTTGGGCTTATGGGGGATAAGTCGGATGGAATTCCAGGAGTTGTGGGAATTGGACCTAAAAATGGGGTAAAACTTATTACAGCTTATGGAAATCTGGAAGGAATTTATGAAAATATTGAGGAAATAAAGGGAAAACAGAAGGAAAAGCTGTTGACTGATAAAGAAAATGCCTTTATAAGTCGTGAACTGGCAACTGTGAAAAGGGAACTTGATGTTGAATACGATAAAAATAAGCTGAAATTTGAGGAAAAGGATTTTGACAGCCTTTTGAAACTTTATGATGAACTTGATTTTAAACGTTTTTCTAAAGCGATAGAGGAGGAAAGAGAAAATTTGTCGCAAAATGAAAATAAAGCGGAACTTTCAGAAGAGGAAACGCAAATTTTAGAAAAAAATAAAAAACTTGCTCAGGAGAAATTGGAACGAGAGAGGCTGGAAAAAGAAAAAATTGAAAAGAGAGAACTTGAATATGATAAGGAAAATCCGATTTTTGATGGGATTTCACATTTTTATGAGTATGTAGAGTATGAAAATGATGCAAAAATGGATAAAAAAATAGATGAAATTCAAGTTTTGAAGGAAAAATTGACGGCGGAATATGAAACTCAGAAGAAAAAAACAGAGGAAATTGCATTAGAAAATCAAAAAAGTGAAAAAACGAAGAAAGTTAAGGAAGAGAAAGTTTATTTTGAGAAAAATTTTGGAAAAGTTGTGAGCTGGAAAGACGCTTATTCCGTGATTGAAAAAATGGATAAAAAAGTGGCGATTTTTGAAAATATGCTTGGACTTTCCATTTGTGATGAAAAAATAAATATTGTACTTTTGGACAGTGAACTTCAGGATATTTTGCAAAATGGGAATCAAAAAAATGTAGAATCTGGAGTACAAATTAATTTGTTTAGTTTAAGTGATAACGATGATGAGAAGAAAGATAATAAAAGAAATATTGAAAATATTTATAAATTACTGAGTCAAAAAGAAATTATCGCCTATAATGTGAAAGAGTATATGAAAAGTGGAGAAAGTGAGTATTTTGGATATTCTGTTGGTGGAAAAACTTATGGGATAAATAATGACAGGTTTGGAATAAAATGTACTGAATACTTTGATATTTTGCTTGCAAGATATGTACTTGGGACGGAAAGTTTGCAGGAAATTGAGGAAATAATTCTGGATGAGTTTGGTGTTGAGATTGCAACTTTTGAGGAGCAATTTAAAAAGGAACGAAGAAAGAAGGATTTTAGCGATGTTTCCGATGATGTGATTTGTGAGTTTTTATCAAAGAGAACGTTTTTTATTTATAAATTGGAAACAATTTTTAGAAATAGATTGCAAAATGAGCAGTTTCTGAATATATTTGATAATCTAGAAAGCAGATTAATACCAGTATTGGCACAAATGGAGGAAACGGGGATAAAAATTGATAAGAAATATTTCAGTGAATTTCAAAATGAACTTGAGCAAAAGTTAAGTACGCTTGAAAATGAGATTCACGAACTTGCCAATGAAGAATTTAATATTGATTCGCCACAACAATTAGGGGAAGTTTTGTTTGAAAAATTACAGATTCCATCGGGCAAAAAGACAAAAACTGGATATTCGACAAATGTAGAAGTTCTGGAAATGATTGCTAATAATGGAGAATTGACAGAAGATAAGCGGATGATTGGGAAAAAACTGCTGGAATACAGGGCTTACAAGAAACTGTTATCGACTTACATTGAGCCAATTCCAAAACTGGCGGATAAAGAGGACAGGATTCATACGACTTTTAACCAAAATGGAACATCGACTGGACGGCTTTCGTCAGCAAATCCGAATTTACAGAATATTCCTGTAAGAACAGATGATGGAATAAGGATTCGTACAGGTTTTGTATCAAAAGAAGGACATAGCTTGATTTCATTTGACTATTCACAAATTGAATTGAGAGTTTTGGCTGAATTGTCAAAAGATAAGCATTTGGTGCAGGCTTATCAGGAAAATCAGGATTTACACAACTTGACGGCAAGAAAAATATTTTTCAAAACGGAAGAAGATGAGATTTCACGACAAGAAAGAAGTATTGCAAAAGTAATTAATTTTAGTATTCTTTATGGAAAAACGCCGTTTGGACTGTCAAAAGAGCTGGGAATAACGGTTCAGGAGGCTTCTCAATATATTACGACATATTTTGAGGAATATCCGAGAGTCAGAAAATTTTTGGATATTGTGACAGAAACGGCTAAACTTCATGGTTTTGTGGAAACTTTTTATGGTACGAGAAGATACATTAGCGGAATTAATGCGACAAATAAGAATGTACAGTCACAGGCTGTGAGAATGGCAGTAAATACTGTCGTTCAGGGAACAGCGGCAAATATTATAAAAAAAGTTATGGTTGAACTTCATGAGAAGTTTAAAAATAATGAAAATATCAAAATGCTTCTTCAAGTTCACGATGAACTGATTTTTGAAGTTCGTGATGAATTTGCTAAGGAATATATGGAAAAAATTGAGAAAATTATGGAAAATACAGTCAAGTTTAAGAAAGTTCCATTAAAAGCAAATGGAAGTGTGGCTAAAAATTGGGGATTATTAAAGTAA